The Arcobacter porcinus sequence TGAGTTTTTATTTCATTCATTTTTAAAACTCCTTATAAACTCAAAAGTCTTAAATCACTTAAGATTTGACTTAAAGTTGTTGTAAATCTAGCACCATCAGCACCATCTATTACTTTATGGTCGTAAGATAAACTAAGTGGTAAAATCAATCTTGGTTTAAACTCAACTCCATCATAAATTGGTTTTATAGATGATTTTGATACACCTAAAATCGCAACTTCTGGTGAATTAATAATTGGTGTAAAATATGTACCACCAATTCCACCAAGACTTGAAATAGTAAAGCATCCGCCACTCATATCAGCACTTGTTAATTTACCATCTCGTGCTTTTTTAGAAAGCTCTGCTAATTCAATAGCTATATCTTTGAAACCTTTTTTATCAACATTTTTAATAACAGGAACTAATAGACCATTTGGTGTATCAACAGCAACTCCAATATTAAAATATTGTTTCATAATTAACTCTTGACCATCACTGCTTAAGCTTGAGTTAAATCTTGGATGAAGTTTTAGAGCTTTTTCAACAGCTTTTATAATAAATACAAGAGGTGAAAGTTTGAAATCTTTTGCTATTGCATTTTGTGATTTTCTAAACTCTTCAAGTTCTGTAATATCAGCTTCATCAAATTGTGTAACATGAGGAGCAGAAAGATAATTTTTATGTAAAAATGGTCCAGATACTTTTTGAACTTTACTTAATTCTACTCTTTCTATTTTTCCAAATAGTGAAAAATCAATCTCTTTTGTTTCAGGAAGATTAAATCCAAATCCAACACCTGTTGCACTTGCTGGTTTATTTAGTTGCTCTTTAACATAAGCTTTTATATCTTCAACTAAAATTCTTCCTTTTTTAGCACTACCTTTTACAAAACCTAAATCAACACCAAACTCTCTTGCAATTTTTCTTACACTTGGACTTGCATATACCTTTGTAGATTTTTTAGATAATACTTTACTCTCTTCTTGATCAATACTTCTTGCAGCAAGCTCTTGTAAAGTTGGAGTTGAACTCTCTTTTTTAATCTCTTTTTCTGAATTATTTGAAGAAGTTTGAGGTGCTGGAGTTGGAACTTTATCTTCAATTACAACAGTTTTAATAACTTTTGCAATTAAATCTCCACTATTTATTTTTTGACCTTTTTTTACAAATAATTCTATAACTTCTCCACCAAAAGGTGCTGGAACATCCATAGAAGCTTTTTCAGTTTCAAGTGTAATAATACTATAGTCTTTTACGATAATATCTCCAACATTGATCATAATATCAATTAAATCAACATCTTTTTCAGCACCTAAATCAGGAACTATTACCTCTTCAACAACAGATTTTATAATTTGTTCTTTTACAAATTGTGTTGGAGCTTGAGTTGTAGTTTCAACTTTTTCTTCTTCTACTTTTACAGAAGAACTAGCTTCATTTTTTACAGTTTCTACACTATTTTCTTCTAAAACTTCAACTTTTGCAATTAAATCTCCACTATTTACTTTATCACCAACTTTTACAAGTATTTCAGTGATTTTTCCTTTATATGGAGTTGGAACATCCATAGAAGCTTTTTCAGTTTCTAAAGTGATTAAACCATCTTCAATTTCAACAATATCTCCAACTTTAACCATAATATCAATTAAATCAACATCTTTATCAGCACCTAAATCAGGAATAAAAATCTCTTTTATATTTGCCATTTTCTACTCCTTATGAATTTCTTGGACTAACTCTTGAAGAGTCAATTTCATATTTTTTCATAGCTTCAAGAGCAACTTTTTTGTCTAATTTACCTTTTCTAGCAAGTTCTGCAAGAGTTGTATAAACAATAAAGTTTGTATCAACTTCAAAGAATTTTCTTAAATTAGCTCTGCTATCACTTCTTCCATAACCATCTGTTCCTAAAGCTTTGAAACTTCCTTTAATATAAGGTCTTAATTGCTCAGAGTATGATTTAATATAATCTGTTGCAGAAATTACAACATTTTCATCATCACTTCCTAAAATTTGATCAATATAAGAAACTTCTGGAGTTTTATCTATATTTAATAGATTCTTTCTTTCAATATCTTGAGCTTCTCTTGTTAATTCATTATAAGAAGTAACAGAGTAAATATCAACTTTTATACCATATTCACTTGATAAAACTTCTGCTGCTTTCATAGCTTCTTGGAATATTGAACCAGAACCTAAAAGTTTAACTTTGAAATCATTTTTTGCTTCAAAAGATTTTACTTTGTAAATACCTTTTATAATTCCATCTTCTGCACCTTCAGGCATTGCAGGTTGTGCGTAGTTTTCATTTAAAGTTGTAATATAGTAGAAAATATCTTCTTGTTTATCTCCATACATTCTTTCAATTCCATCTTTAACAATTACAGCAACTTCATAACCATAAGTTGGGTCATAAGTTATACAATTTGGAATTGTATTTGCTAAAATGTGTGAGTGACCATCTTCATGTTGTAAACCTTCACCATTTAAAGTAGTTCTTCCACTTGTTCCACCAATTAAGAAACCTCTTGCTTTTTGGTCACCAGCTGCATAACATAAATCTCCTGTTCTTTGGAAACCAAACATTGAGTAGAATATATAAAATGGAATCATAGGAAGATTATTCACTGAATATGAAGTTGCAGCTGCAATCCATGAACTCATAGCTCCTAGTTCATTTATTCCTTCTTGAATAACTTGACCTTTTATATCTTCTTTATAAAATGCTACTTGATCTTTATCTTGAGGAATATATTTTTGTCCAGCACTTGAATAAATTCCATACTGTCTAAACATACCTTCCATACCAAAAGTTCTAGCTTCATCAGGAACTATTGGAACAATGTTTTTACCAAGTTCTTTATCTTTTAATAAAACATTTAAAACTCTTACAAATGCCATAGTTGTAGAAATTTCTCTATCTCCACTTCCTGCAATGATAGATTCAAAATCATTTAAAGTTGGCATTTTTAGTTGATTTGTAAACTTCTCTAATCTTTGAGGTACAAATCCACCAAGTGCTTCTCTTTTTGCTTTTAAGTATTTAATTTCAGCAGAATCTTCATCTGGTTTGTAATATGAGTAAGATTCAACAGCTTCATCACTAATTGGTAAATCAAATCTATCTCTAAATGCTTTAAGATGATTTACATCTACTTTTTTAACTTGGTGAGCAATATTCATACCCTCAGCAGCACTTCCCATTCCATAACCTTTTACAGTTTTTGCTAAAATAACTGTTGGTCTTCCTTTTGTTTCAGTTGCTCTTTTAAATGCAGCATAAACTTTAACAGGGTCATGTCCACCTCTATTTAATTTCCAAATATCATTATCACTTAGATTTTCAACAAGCTTTGCAGTTTCAGGGAATTTATTAAAGAAATTCTCTCTTGTATATGCACCACCTTTTTGTTTGAAGTTTTGATACTCTCCATCAACTGTTTGTTCCATTAGTTCAAGTAATTTACCTGATTTATCTTTTTCAAGTAAAGAGTCCCATAGCCCTCCCCAGATTACTTTAATAACTTCCCAACCAGCTCCTCTAAATCCACCTTCAAGTTCTTGGATTATTTTTCCATTTCCTCTTACTGGACCATCAAGTCTTTGTAAGTTACAATTGATTACAAAAATAAGGTTATCTAATCCTTCTCTTGCAGCCATTCCAATTGCTCCTAAACTTTCTGGTTCATCAGTTTCACCGTCTCCCATAAAACAATATACTTTTTGTGCAGAACAATCTTTTAAACCTCTATTTGTAAGATATTTTAAAAATCTTGCTTGATATATTGCTTGAAGTGGTCCAAGTCCCATTGAAACTGTTGGGAACTGCCAATAAGACGGCATTAGTTTTGGATGTGGATAAGATGAAAGTCCATCATTAAATGCTTCTTGTCTAAAATTATCCATCTGTTCTTGTGTAAATCTTCCCTCAAGAAAACTTCTAGCATAGATACCAGGACTTATATGCCCTTGGAAAAATATTAAATCTCCACCATCTTTTTCATTTGGTGCTCTAAAAAAGTGATTAAAAGCTACATCATAAAGTGTTGCTGATGATTGAAAAGATGCTATGTGACCACCAAGTTCAAGTTGCTTATTTGAAGCTCTTTGAACCATTATTTGTGCATTCCATCTGATAATAGATCTAATTTTTCTCTCCATATCCATATCAGCTGGCATTTTCTCTTCTTCACTTGTAGGAATAGTATTAATATATGCAGTAGTTGCACTATAAGGTAGATGCGCACCACTTCTTCTTGATTTATCAATTAGTTTTTCTAGTAAGAAATGAGCTCTCTCAACTCCTTCTTCTTCTATAACTGCTTCTAAAGCTTCCATCCACTCTTTAGTCTCTAGTGGATTTATATCTTCTAAATTTAACTTAGGCATAAATTTTCCTTTATAAAAGTTTTCTTAATTTTTTAAATTAATTTGCAATTTTAATATAAGATGAATTATAATTCGCTTATAACAAATAATTTAGGAAAAATTAGATGAAATTTAAAAATAAATTTAGATTGATTATAACACAAAAGCTTAGTTCTATAATTAATTCAAATATCGATAAAACACTATTTGAAAACTTCAAAAAAAATGATTTACCTATATTAAGACTCTATTCTTGGGAAGATTGTATAACTTTTGGAGCTGGACAAAATATTGATGATTATAAAAAGTTACAAGATGATTACAATAATAATGTTTCAAAAAGAATAACAGGTGGTGGAGTTTTATTTCACGGACATGATATCTCTTATACTATTGTAATTGATCCAGATATGATAAATAATAAAGATGTAAAAGAGACATATTTTTTATTGTGT is a genomic window containing:
- a CDS encoding dihydrolipoyllysine-residue acetyltransferase, producing the protein MANIKEIFIPDLGADKDVDLIDIMVKVGDIVEIEDGLITLETEKASMDVPTPYKGKITEILVKVGDKVNSGDLIAKVEVLEENSVETVKNEASSSVKVEEEKVETTTQAPTQFVKEQIIKSVVEEVIVPDLGAEKDVDLIDIMINVGDIIVKDYSIITLETEKASMDVPAPFGGEVIELFVKKGQKINSGDLIAKVIKTVVIEDKVPTPAPQTSSNNSEKEIKKESSTPTLQELAARSIDQEESKVLSKKSTKVYASPSVRKIAREFGVDLGFVKGSAKKGRILVEDIKAYVKEQLNKPASATGVGFGFNLPETKEIDFSLFGKIERVELSKVQKVSGPFLHKNYLSAPHVTQFDEADITELEEFRKSQNAIAKDFKLSPLVFIIKAVEKALKLHPRFNSSLSSDGQELIMKQYFNIGVAVDTPNGLLVPVIKNVDKKGFKDIAIELAELSKKARDGKLTSADMSGGCFTISSLGGIGGTYFTPIINSPEVAILGVSKSSIKPIYDGVEFKPRLILPLSLSYDHKVIDGADGARFTTTLSQILSDLRLLSL
- the aceE gene encoding pyruvate dehydrogenase (acetyl-transferring), homodimeric type; this translates as MPKLNLEDINPLETKEWMEALEAVIEEEGVERAHFLLEKLIDKSRRSGAHLPYSATTAYINTIPTSEEEKMPADMDMERKIRSIIRWNAQIMVQRASNKQLELGGHIASFQSSATLYDVAFNHFFRAPNEKDGGDLIFFQGHISPGIYARSFLEGRFTQEQMDNFRQEAFNDGLSSYPHPKLMPSYWQFPTVSMGLGPLQAIYQARFLKYLTNRGLKDCSAQKVYCFMGDGETDEPESLGAIGMAAREGLDNLIFVINCNLQRLDGPVRGNGKIIQELEGGFRGAGWEVIKVIWGGLWDSLLEKDKSGKLLELMEQTVDGEYQNFKQKGGAYTRENFFNKFPETAKLVENLSDNDIWKLNRGGHDPVKVYAAFKRATETKGRPTVILAKTVKGYGMGSAAEGMNIAHQVKKVDVNHLKAFRDRFDLPISDEAVESYSYYKPDEDSAEIKYLKAKREALGGFVPQRLEKFTNQLKMPTLNDFESIIAGSGDREISTTMAFVRVLNVLLKDKELGKNIVPIVPDEARTFGMEGMFRQYGIYSSAGQKYIPQDKDQVAFYKEDIKGQVIQEGINELGAMSSWIAAATSYSVNNLPMIPFYIFYSMFGFQRTGDLCYAAGDQKARGFLIGGTSGRTTLNGEGLQHEDGHSHILANTIPNCITYDPTYGYEVAVIVKDGIERMYGDKQEDIFYYITTLNENYAQPAMPEGAEDGIIKGIYKVKSFEAKNDFKVKLLGSGSIFQEAMKAAEVLSSEYGIKVDIYSVTSYNELTREAQDIERKNLLNIDKTPEVSYIDQILGSDDENVVISATDYIKSYSEQLRPYIKGSFKALGTDGYGRSDSRANLRKFFEVDTNFIVYTTLAELARKGKLDKKVALEAMKKYEIDSSRVSPRNS